From the genome of Lotus japonicus ecotype B-129 chromosome 6, LjGifu_v1.2, one region includes:
- the LOC130724791 gene encoding probable polygalacturonase At3g15720 — MLFKGPCKSGTINIEGTIVAPKTQGAWKWGGINKGAWVKFSGISNLVIQGGGKIDGEGASWWQTYPEITPNALQFHQCKNLRLSNLTHINSPKIHISIYSCNDFSIANIHIIAPEKSQSTDGIDITRSSNILVENSNIETGGDCIAINNGSTFINITGVTCGPGHGISVGSLGKNNTYETAEEIYVHNCTFIGTQNGARIKTWRWLTGFGSNHSSLLLLHDIVDFHYAVWVLVHSSFRSFGTPGGSGYARKITFEDIILVGANNPIIIDEQFYAIGHNDIHTGVQVSDVTYDNVRGTTDSNNAISLTCDDKVGCTNLVFNNINITTMSGSEPFVECYMAHGKCSSSFPNVTCLSA; from the exons ATGTTATTTAAGGGTCCTTGCAAAAGTGGCACTATTAACATTGAG GGAACTATCGTCGCCCCAAAAACCCAAGGTGCTTGGAAGTGGGGTGGTATTAATAAGGGAGCATGGGTGAAGTTCTCGGGAATAAGTAACCTTGTCATCCAGGGAGGAGGAAAAATAGATGGAGAAGGTGCTTCTTGGTGGCAAACTTACCCGGAAATTACACCAAAT GCACTTCAATTCCATCAATGTAAGAATCTAAGGCTTAGCAACTTGACTCACATCAACAGCCCAAAAATTCATATAAGCATATATTCATGCAATGACTTTAGCATCGCGAACATTCATATTATTGCTCCAGAGAAAAGTCAATCCACCGACGGGATTGATATCACAAGATCATCTAACATCCTCGTTGAGAATTCTAATATTGAAACAG GGGGTGACTGCATTGCCATTAATAATGGTTCCACCTTCATCAACATAACTGGTGTTACATGTGGTCCTGGTCATGGCATaag TGTTGGGAGTCTTGGAAAAAACAATACATATGAAACGGCAGAAGAGATATATGTACACAATTGTACCTTCATAGGAACTCAAAATGGAGCTAGAATCAAGACATGGAGG TGGCTTACTGGCTTTGGTTCCAATCACTCTTCTCTACTTCTGTTACATGACATTGTTGATTTTCATTATGCTGTCTGGGTTCTAGTTCACTCTTCTTTTCGTAGTTTT GGAACACCG GGAGGATCTGGATACGCAAGAAAAATAACATTTGAAGATATCATACTTGTTGGAGCAAATAACCCTATTATCATTGACGAACAGTTTTATGCTATTGGACATAATGATATACACACGGGAGTGCAAGTGAGTGATGTGACTTATGACAATGTGAGGGGAACCACAGATTCTAATAATGCAATCTCATTGACATGTGACGACAAAGTTGGTTGCACCAATCTTGTATtcaataatattaatataaccACTATGAGTGGATCAGAACCATTTGTAGAATGCTATATGGCACATGGGAAATGCTCTTCGAGTTTTCCAAATGTCACATGTCTTTCTGCATAG